A portion of the Gigantopelta aegis isolate Gae_Host chromosome 10, Gae_host_genome, whole genome shotgun sequence genome contains these proteins:
- the LOC121384767 gene encoding angiotensin-converting enzyme-like isoform X1, whose product MKLCHSAVCTVARHIFLLVLVSANPSQPITDEAQGEVFLQEYDVAGALARQKNSEAAWRYNTNITKETQDLMIEEQLKYSNFVLHWAKNASQYAWQDFQNVTTRRQFSKITNIGTAAMEDAEKQQKLQKVIARMKTVYSTGSVCLTNSECLPLEPDLVRLMATSRDYDELLKVWRGWRDVSGKLMKDDYAEFVTLSNEAINMSGYRDTGEYWKSLYESNSFANDVEQLFLQMEPFYQQLHAYTKSKLKEVYGADKFPPTGHIPAHILGNMWAQTWSNLQDILEPFPGKGSMDVTDELVKQVTHLDEHVTRYYNL is encoded by the exons ATGAAGCTGTGCCATTCCGCGGTGTGTACAGTAGCCCGCCATATTTTCCTTCTAGTGTTGGTAAGCGCCAACCCCAGCCAGCCGATCACAGACGAGGCACAGGGTGAGGTGTTTCTTCAGGAGTATGACGTCGCGGGCGCCCTGGCTCGCCAGAAGAACTCGGAGGCGGCGTGGAGGTACAACACGAACATCACGAAGGAGACCCAAGATCTCATG ATTGAAGAGCAGTTGAAATATTCTAACTTTGTTCTCCACTGGGCCAAGAATGCTTCACAGTATGCGTGGCAGGATTTCCAAAACGTCACCACGAGACGACAGTTTTCAAAAATCACCAACATAGGAACCGCGGCCATGGAGGATGCCGAGAAACAGCAGAAG CTGCAGAAAGTGATCGCTAGAATGAAGACGGTGTACAGTACAGGCAGTGTGTGTTTGACGAACTCGGAGTGCCTTCCTCTTGAACCAG ATCTGGTCCGACTGATGGCGACGTCACGTGACTATGACGAGTTGCTCAAAGTCTGGCGGGGTTGGCGTGACGTGTCCGGGAAACTGATGAAGGACGACTACGCCGAGTTTGTTACCCTTAGCAACGAGGCCATCAACATGAGTG GATATCGAGACACGGGCGAGTACTGGAAGTCCCTGTACGAGAGCAACTCGTTTGCCAATGACGTCGAGCAGCTGTTTCTACAGATGGAGCCGTTCTACCAACAGCTGCACGCGTACACCAAGAGCAAGCTGAAGGAAGTGTACGGCGCGGACAAGTTCCCGCCTACCGGTCACATCCCCGCCCACATCCTAG GTAACATGTGGGCACAGACTTGGAGTAACTTACAGGACATCCTGGAGCCGTTTCCGGGCAAGGGCAGCATGGACGTCACAGACGAACTCGTTAAACAGGTCACCCACTTAGACGAGCACGTTACAcgttattataatttataa
- the LOC121384767 gene encoding angiotensin-converting enzyme-like isoform X2, producing MQIEEQLKYSNFVLHWAKNASQYAWQDFQNVTTRRQFSKITNIGTAAMEDAEKQQKLQKVIARMKTVYSTGSVCLTNSECLPLEPDLVRLMATSRDYDELLKVWRGWRDVSGKLMKDDYAEFVTLSNEAINMSGYRDTGEYWKSLYESNSFANDVEQLFLQMEPFYQQLHAYTKSKLKEVYGADKFPPTGHIPAHILGNMWAQTWSNLQDILEPFPGKGSMDVTDELVKQVTHLDEHVTRYYNL from the exons ATGCAG ATTGAAGAGCAGTTGAAATATTCTAACTTTGTTCTCCACTGGGCCAAGAATGCTTCACAGTATGCGTGGCAGGATTTCCAAAACGTCACCACGAGACGACAGTTTTCAAAAATCACCAACATAGGAACCGCGGCCATGGAGGATGCCGAGAAACAGCAGAAG CTGCAGAAAGTGATCGCTAGAATGAAGACGGTGTACAGTACAGGCAGTGTGTGTTTGACGAACTCGGAGTGCCTTCCTCTTGAACCAG ATCTGGTCCGACTGATGGCGACGTCACGTGACTATGACGAGTTGCTCAAAGTCTGGCGGGGTTGGCGTGACGTGTCCGGGAAACTGATGAAGGACGACTACGCCGAGTTTGTTACCCTTAGCAACGAGGCCATCAACATGAGTG GATATCGAGACACGGGCGAGTACTGGAAGTCCCTGTACGAGAGCAACTCGTTTGCCAATGACGTCGAGCAGCTGTTTCTACAGATGGAGCCGTTCTACCAACAGCTGCACGCGTACACCAAGAGCAAGCTGAAGGAAGTGTACGGCGCGGACAAGTTCCCGCCTACCGGTCACATCCCCGCCCACATCCTAG GTAACATGTGGGCACAGACTTGGAGTAACTTACAGGACATCCTGGAGCCGTTTCCGGGCAAGGGCAGCATGGACGTCACAGACGAACTCGTTAAACAGGTCACCCACTTAGACGAGCACGTTACAcgttattataatttataa